From the Primulina tabacum isolate GXHZ01 chromosome 15, ASM2559414v2, whole genome shotgun sequence genome, one window contains:
- the LOC142527886 gene encoding germin-like protein 5-1, with protein sequence MAASAVMCRGMLVIMAVLMLTSKVSADPDLLQDICVADLTSDVRLNGFACKSDVTADDFFFAGLANPGVVNNSVGSLVNAANVLMIPGLNTLGVSLSRVDYAPGGLNPPHTHPRATEIVFVLEGEIDVGFITTANVLISKTIKKGEVFVFPRGLVHFQKNNRKVAAAAIAAFNSQLPGTQSIVATLFAASPPVPDNVLTKTFQVGTKQIKKIKSRLAPKK encoded by the exons ATGGCTGCTTCTGCTGTTATGTGCAGAGGGATGCTTGTAATCATGGCTGTACTCATGTTAACCAGCAAAGTTTCTGCTGATCCAGATTTGCTTCAAGATATTTGTGTTGCTGATCTCACTTCTG ATGTAAGATTGAACGGATTTGCCTGTAAGTCAGACGTGACGGCGGATGACTTCTTCTTCGCCGGTTTGGCTAATCCCGGAGTCGTCAACAACTCCGTGGGTTCGCTGGTCAACGCCGCCAATGTGCTGATGATTCCGGGCCTCAACACACTCGGCGTGTCACTCTCACGCGTCGACTATGCACCGGGTGGCCTCAATCCGCCCCACACGCACCCACGCGCCACCGAGATCGTGTTCGTTCTCGAAGGTGAAATCGATGTGGGCTTCATCACCACCGCCAATGTCCTCATCTCCAAGACCATCAAGAAAGGGGAGGTCTTTGTCTTCCCCAGAGGCCTGGTTCACTTTCAGAAGAACAATCGCAAGGTTGCTGCGGCGGCAATCGCGGCGTTCAACAGCCAGCTCCCCGGGACTCAGTCCATCGTCGCCACACTGTTTGCCGCGTCTCCGCCGGTGCCGGATAATGTTCTGACTAAGACGTTCCAGGTTGGGACGAAGCAGATTAAGAAGATCAAATCCAGATTGGCACCCAagaaatga
- the LOC142526337 gene encoding phytochrome A-like: protein MSSSKHGQSSINSARPRDGARIIAQTSIDAKLQANFEESGSSFDYSSSVLVKNSGNEEQTSKSDKVTTAYLHQIQKSKRIQPVGCLLALDEKTFQVIAYSENAPEMLTMGSHAVPNVGDHPVLEMGIDIRTIFTGPSASALQKALGFGEVSLLNPVLVHCKTSGKPFYAIIHRVTGSLVIDFEPVKPHDVPMTAAGALQSYKLAAKAITRLQSLPSGSLDRLCDTMAQEVFELTGYDRVMIYKFHDDDHGEVITEVKNPGLEPYLGLHYPATDIPQAARFLFMKNKMRMICDCRANNVNVIQDEKLSFDLTLCGSTLRAPHGCHSQYMENMNSIASLVMSVVVHEGDEEGPDSSLPQKRKRLWGLVVCHNTTPRFVPFPLRYACEFLAQVFAIHVNKELELENQMVEKNILRTQTLLCDMLLRDAPLGIVSQSPNVMDLVKCDGAVLLYKDKNHKLGSTPTDFQLQDIVSWLEEYHRDSTGLSMDSLYDAGFARALALGNAICGMAAVKLNDKDWLFWFRAHTAAEIRWGGAKHESGDKDDGSKLHPRSSFNAFLEVMKMRSLPWKDYEMDAIHSLQLIIRNSCKDSEAIDTDSKAIHTRLTDLRIDGIQELEAVTSEMVRLIETASVPILAVNIDGQVTGWNRKIADLTRLPVDKAIGRHLLELVEEGSADTVSKMLGLALEGREERNVQFEIKSYGSNSESYSITLVVNACSSRDVRENVVGVCFIAHDITAQKDITDKFTRIEGDYRSIVQNPNPLIPPIFGTDEFGWCSEWNPAMVKVSGWTRDDVINKMLMGEVFGTQNSCCRVKNQETYVNLGIVLNSAVSGQEIEKLPFGFFSRSGKYVDCLLCVSKKLDREGAVTGVFCFLQLASQELQQALHVQRLSERTALKRSRVLAYIRREAKNPLSGIIFSQKLMEGTELDEEQKKLLQTSVFCQSQLDKVLDDTDLDQMIGGYLDLEMVEFKLHEVLITSISQVMLKSHEKGVTIVDNLTPDISNETLFGDSVRLQQILTSFLLTSITFTPSHGQLGVAATLSKDSIGESVQLGHLEFRITHSGEGVPQELLSQMFGDDADATEEGISLFSSRKLLKLMNGDVQYLREARRATFIVSVELAISNTSRF from the exons ATGTCATCTTCAAAACATGGCCAATCTTCAATAAATTCTGCACGACCAAGGGATGGTGCAAGGATAATTGCACAGACATCTATAGATGCAAAGCTCCAAGCAAACTTTGAGGAATCTGGCAGTTCATTTGACTACTCGAGTTCTGTGCTTGTTAAAAATTCTGGCAATGAAGAGCAAACGTCTAAGTCTGACAAAGTGACTACCGCTTATCTCCATCAAATACAGAAAAGTAAGCGAATCCAGCCGGTTGGATGTCTATTGGCCTTGGATGAGAAAACGTTCCAAGTGATTGCCTATAGTGAGAATGCTCCCGAAATGCTAACAATGGGCAGCCATGCAGTTCCAAATGTCGGTGATCACCCGGTTCTTGAAATGGGGATTGATATCAGAACAATTTTTACAGGTCCTAGTGCTTCGGCCTTGCAGAAGGCATTAGGATTTGGAGAGGTTTCTTTATTAAACCCAGTCTTGGTTCATTGTAAAACATCGGGAAAGCCTTTTTATGCCATAATCCATAGAGTTACAGGTAGTTTAGTTATCGACTTTGAGCCTGTGAAGCCTCATGACGTTCCTATGACTGCCGCTGGAGCTTTACAATCGTATAAGCTTGCAGCCAAAGCCATTACTCGCTTGCAGTCCTTACCGAGTGGGAGCTTGGATAGGCTATGCGATACCATGGCACAAGAAGTATTTGAACTCACTGGTTATGACAGGGTAATGATATATAAGTTTCATGATGATGATCATGGAGAAGTGATCACTGAGGTAAAAAACCCGGGCCTTGAACCATATCTCGGCTTGCATTATCCGGCAACTGATATCCCACAAGCTGCCCGtttcttgttcatgaagaacAAGATGAGAATGATCTGCGATTGTCGAGCAAATAATGTAAATGTGATTCAAGATGAGAAACTTTCTTTTGATCTTACTTTGTGCGGCTCGACCCTTAGAGCCCCTCACGGTTGCCATTCACAATACATGGAAAACATGAACTCCATTGCATCCCTAGTAATGTCGGTTGTAGTACACGAGGGAGATGAAGAAGGCCCAGATTCTTCTTTGCCGCAAAAGAGAAAAAGGCTTTGGGGATTGGTGGTTTGCCACAATACTACTCCAAGGTTTGTTCCCTTCCCTCTCCGATACGCATGTGAATTTCTCGCTCAGGTCTTTGCTATACATGTTAACAAGGAATTAGAATTGGAAAATCAAATGGTCGAGAAGAATATTTTGAGGACTCAGACGCTATTGTGTGACATGCTGTTGCGAGATGCGCCCTTAGGTATTGTGTCCCAAAGTCCTAATGTAATGGATCTTGTGAAATGTGATGGGGCCGTGTTACTATACAAGGATAAGAATCATAAATTAGGATCGACTCCAACTGACTTTCAGCTTCAAGATATAGTTTCATGGCTCGAAGAATACCACAGGGACTCAACAGGTTTGAGTATGGATAGCTTGTATGATGCTGGTTTTGCTAGAGCTCTAGCTCTTGGGAACGCTATCTGTGGAATGGCAGCTGTAAAGTTAAATGACAAGGATTGGCTTTTCTGGTTCAGAGCGCACACTGCTGCCGAAATTCGGTGGGGTGGAGCGAAGCACGAATCTGGTGACAAAGACGATGGGTCAAAGTTGCATCCTAGGTCGTCATTTAATGCGTTCTTGGAAGTTATGAAGATGCGGAGTTTACCTTGGAAAGACTATGAGATGGATGCAATCCACTCGTTGCAGCTTATTATAAGAAATTCGTGTAAAGATTCCGAGGCAATTGATACAGACTCAAAGGCAATTCATACAAGGCTCACTGACCTGAGAATCGATGGAATACAGGAGCTTGAAGCAGTGACTTCTGAGATGGTACGCCTGATTGAAACTGCCTCCGTTCCTATCTTGGCGGTTAATATAGATGGGCAGGTGACTGGATGGAATAGGAAAATTGCCGATTTAACTCGTCTACCTGTCGATAAAGCAATTGGTCGGCATTTGCTCGAACTTGTTGAAGAAGGTTCTGCAGATACAGTGAGTAAGATGTTGGGATTGGCACTTGAAG GAAGAGAAGAACGTAACGTGCAATTCGAGATTAAGTCATATGGATCAAATAGTGAATCCTACTCAATCACCTTAGTTGTCAATGCTTGCTCGAGCAGGGATGTCCGGGAGAATGTCGTGGGAGTGTGTTTTATTGCTCATGATATAACCGCACAGAAGGATATAACAGACAAGTTTACAAGAATAGAAGGAGATTATAGATCCATCGTGCAAAACCCGAATCCATTGATCCCGCCAATATTTGGTACTGACGAATTTGGGTGGTGTTCGGAATGGAATCCTGCTATGGTAAAAGTATCGGGATGGACTAGAGACGATGTGATCAATAAAATGCTCATGGGAGAGGTCTTCGGGACACAAAACTCTTGTTGCCGTGTCAAGAATCAAGAAACCTATGTAAATCTGGGTATTGTACTCAACAGTGCTGTGAGTGGTcaagaaattgaaaaattaCCGTTTGGTTTTTTCTCTAGGAGTGGAAAGTACGTGGATTGCCTTTTATGTGTGAGCAAAAAGTTGGATCGAGAGGGTGCCGTTACCGGAGTGTTTTGCTTCCTGCAGCTTGCTAGTCAAGAGCTCCAACAAGCGCTTCATGTTCAACGGTTATCAGAGCGAACTGCATTGAAAAGATCGAGAGTCTTGGCTTATATTCGAAGAGAGGCGAAAAATCCACTTTCTGGGATTATATTTTCACAGAAGTTGATGGAAGGAACCGAACTAGATGAAGAGCAGAAAAAACTTTTGCAGACAAGTGTTTTCTGTCAAAGTCAGCTTGACAAAGTTCTTGACGACACAGATCTTGATCAGATGATTGGagg GTACTTGGATCTTGAAATGGTGGAGTTTAAGCTACACGAGGTCTTGATCACTTCTATAAgtcaagttatgttaaagagcCACGAAAAGGGCGTCACAATTGTCGATAATTTGACTCCAGATATCTCGAATGAAACACTATTTGGGGACAGTGTAAGGCTTCAACAAATCTTGACTTCTTTCTTGCTGACATCTATTACTTTTACACCGAGCCATGGCCAGCTTGGCGTTGCCGCCACTTTGTCAAAAGATTCTATCGGAGAATCTGTACAGCTCGGCCATTTGGAATTCAG GATAACGCATAGTGGCGAAGGAGTGCCTCAAGAATTACTGAGCCAAATGTTCGGTGACGATGCAGATGCAACTGAAGAGGGGATTAGCCTTTTTAGCAGTAGAAAACTGTTGAAGCTTATGAATGGGGATGTTCAGTATCTTAGGGAGGCGCGGCGAGCCACTTTCATCGTCTCTGTTGAGCTTGCAATCTCGAATACATCTCGCTTCTGA